The following nucleotide sequence is from Candidatus Poribacteria bacterium.
AGATTACTGCGTCAATTTTGACTGTAAATAAGCCATTACTTTTGGAAACTAAAAATTTATGTTTAATGAAATTAAAAACGAACACGGTGAACGCCTTGATTACACCTTCCATGAAGGCGAGGGCAACAGAATTGTGGTGATCGGACACGGCGTTACGGGCAACAAAGACAGACCTGCGCTCGTCGCTTTAGCAGAAGGACTCGCTGCTGCGGGGATCTCTGCGCTGCGCTTCTCCTTCTCCGGTAACGGTGAATCGGAAGGCGCGTTTACAGATTCCACTATCACCAAAGAGGTCGCCGACCTCGGTAAAGTCATTGACGCACTCAGTGAATATAAAGTGTGCTATGTCGGACATAGTATGGGTGGTGCAGTCGGCGTGCTGCGTGCCGCCATGGATGAACGCATTGAAGCACTTGTTTCGCTTGCGGGAATGGTGCATACAAAAGCATTTGCGGAACGTGAATTTAGCGATGCTACACCCGACGAGGGTTTCATGTGGGACGAACCGGATTGCCCACTCTCACAAGCCTATATGGATGACATGGCAACGATCGACAGCGTCGCAAAGCAAGCAAGTAAATTTGCCGTACCGTGGCTACTCGTTCACGGCACAGAAGACGATATTGTTCCACCTGAAGATAGCCACGATATCCTTCAGTTCGCAAACGAAGACACAGAACTCCTTGAGCTTCCGGGTGTAGACCACGTCTTTTCTGACGACGGTACCCCTGTTATGGTTAAAAAGGTTGTCGCGTGGATTGATCAAAAACTGTGATTCAATAAAAAATGAGTCAGGCACACTTAGCGTATGAGAGTAGAGTGAATTTGGGCAGTTATTATACTCCCCCTGAAATTGTAGATGTAGCGTGGGAGATGATCGCGCCTTATGTGAACTCACAGACCACTATTATTGATAGCGCGTGTGGATACGGGGATTTTCTGAAAAATCGTGGGCAGGCTATCACAATCGGGTGTGATATAGACGAAACTGCAATCGATGTGGCAAAAAAGGGCAATGATAATAAAGTTCAGTTCTTTCAAACGAACGCTTTGTGCGATGTATCAAGAGCAAAATTCGGTATTCCCAACCAATCTGATTTGATAGTCGTCGGAAACCCACCCTATAACGATAAAACATCTCTGATTCGCCAAAGCATCAAAAGTGTCGATTTTGATATTGATGATGACCTGGCATGTCGGGACTTAGGCATATCATTTCTCCGTTCTTACAATAAACTCGAAGCAGACGTTATTTGTGTTTTACATCCATTATCCTATTTAATTAAGCCCACCAATTTCAAACTACTAAAGGAGTTCACCGCCAATTATAGATTGATAGACGGTCTACTCATCAGCAGTTCGGAATTTCCTGAATCCGCAAAGCACACGCCTTTCCCAATTGTCCTCGCGCTTTACCAGAGAGACACACAAGGAATGACGTACAGTTTTATCCGTTCCTTCCGCTTCCGTGTAGAAGACGGTAAAGATAACAAAAAGCGCGCAGCACCGATAAAGCCCCAGCGGGGCGCAATGTCTATAGGAAGCTTTTGTCTCGGTGATTTCGATTATATTGTCGGTTATATTGATAAATATCCGAAAAAGAAGAACCGACCTACATACGATGATCCTCTATTTTTTTGGACAATGCGAGACATCAACGCACTAAAAAGAAACCGCACTTTTGTTGAAAGTTATAGCGCGAATACAATTGTAATTGACAAACGAAAACTGGATTACTATGCTTATGTGGATGTGTTCAAAAGAAACCTGCATAGACTCCCTTTCTATTTCGGAAATTGTGATGTGCTTATAGATGATAACCTGTTCAAAAAATATAAATCTGCTTTCATTAGCGATGCTATTAGACATCATCCTTCTCTGAAAAAGCATTTTCAGATCAAACCGATAGAGAAACAACAGGTTGAGTCTGAATTAGATATGTATTTCAAATCGTTGTTAGGGGCGCATCATGTTTGATAAAGAAAACAAGAAAATCCTTGCAGATATTCCTCTGACAAGACATAGTGGAAAAATAAGAATTAAGTCAAGAAGCATGTTTTATGAGTATGGCATACCACATGCTACGAGAAGTGTCCCTTTCACTCAAAACAATTATGTTGAGTGGCAAATAGGTTACGATTTAGAATACAAGGAAAGGGATGGTTCCTCCCTGCCTCATATATCGTTCATTGCATACAACGGTAAGAAAAAGGTCTTGTACGAGTTGTCCGAATATTTGTATTACTTCTATTTTTGGGGTGTGATTACTTCTTCAAAATTAAAGGAAACTCTTGAATTTTTATCTAATCTGGAGGAAGAAAACTTAATCTCTAATCACCCTGATTGCCAGATAACCAGAACACATCCTATTGAAAAACAAATCAATAACACAACATTTTTTGAAATGACCCTGAAGTATCCGCAACTTGTATATAAATTTGGAACATATGAAATCATTGCGGAAATTACCATAAGCGAGAAGCAAAGAGCAATTGGTATCCAACCAATGCTCTACTTATGTTTTCCTATAACAGAACTTCAAGCAAGTGAAAATCTAATTGGTCGTACCGCACAGGTAAAAGAAACAGCCCAATTTGTAATAGATGAAAGCAATTGCAGAATAGTTATTGAGATGGTGAAAGTGTTCGGAATGCTTAGCCCTTCACACCATAAGGATATTCTTGAGATACTAAAATCTATACTCATGTAAGTCCGTGAGACCTATCCACACATCTAACGTTTGCGTCTACAACTTTGGAGAATTAAAACTATGTCAACACCACGCCTTTCAGTCTCAACATGGAGTTTGCATCGGCAACTCGGGAAACCCGGATTCACCGGACCCGCGCACGGCATGCAGATTCCTACCGAAACCCATAACAATGGTCCTATTCCACTCTTGGAATTACCCGCACACATTGCCGAATTCGGCATTCGGACCTTGGAGATTTGCCATTTCCATCTGCCCTCTGTTGAGCAGTCTTATCTCTCAGAACTCCGCGCAGCACTCGCAGATGCCGATGTCGAACTCTTCTCCTTACTCATTGACGACGGCGACATCACGCACCCGTCTGAAGCAGCGCGCGACATCGCTTGGATAGAAAAGTGGATTGACATTGCTGGTGAACTCGGTGCGAAGTGTGCACGGGTCATCGGTGGCAAGGCAGATCCATCAGCGGAGACCGTAGCACAGAGCCGAGATGTCCTTTCCCAACTCACCGAACGCGCAGATACCGCAGGCATCCGTTTAATGAGCGAAAACTGGTTCTCTATCTTCTCTACCCCCGAAAACGTCATCACCATCTTAGACGGATTAGACGGTAAGGTAGGACTCTGTCTCGACTTCGGCAACTGGCGCGGCGATACAAAATACGAGGACCTCGCTGCGATTGCTTCACGGGCAGAATCGTGTCACACCAAAGCGCATTTCGCTGCCCCGCGCGAGATGGACAAGGCAGATTACGTGCAATGCCTTGAACTCACCCAAAAAGCCGGTTTTGCCGGACCGCATACGCTCATCTACGACGGACCCGGCGATGACGAATGGGAAGGCTTAGCACTGGAACGCGAAGTCGTGAACCTATACCTCAATTAGAAACGACGTTCTCGCTTGAGCATGATGGAAGTTGCAATCCTATAACCTCGGCGAATTACTTGCTCGTAGGAAACACCGAGTTAGAAAATTAGAAGGTAAAGATAGGATGAATAACGAATTTATCTCAATCATGACAGAGCGCATCGTGCGCGACTTTGACCCACTACAGATTATCCTCTTCGGTTCGCAGGCACGAGGGGACGCAGATCCGCATAGCGATATAGACCTCCTCGTGGTTTTCGCGGAACTCACAGATAAACGGAAAACTGCCATTGACATCCGAGTTGCTTTGGCGGATTTGCCTGTGGCGAAGGACATCCTTGTATCAACGACCGAAGAACTTGAACGGCACCGCAAGCGAGTCGGGTCGGTGCTGCGTTATGCCCAACAAGAAGGACACGTCCTTTATGCAAATAACTGACCGACTCGCAGATACCGCTCGCTGGCTGCGTTATGCCGAAGAAGACTTGATAACGGCTGAAACCCTTTTAGAGCAACGACACTTGCCGCCTCGTCAATCTTGTTGGTACGCACAACAATCTGCTGAGAAGGCACTCAAGGCGGTATTAATCTTCTTAGAGATTGATTTTCCGAGAACGCATGACTTGAATGTTCTGCGGAGTTTGGTCCCTGAGAGTTGGCAACTCAAAGCTGCGCATTCAGATTTGGCATCTCTAACAGAATGGGCAGCTGAAGCCCGATACCCGAGTGACATGCCGGAAGCCACGAACGCGGACGCATCCAAGGCACTTGAACAAGCACGAGCCATCTGGACAGCTGTATCTACTACGCTCGCAGAACATGGTTATCATGTAGAGCAAGACCTCTAATTCGTTGGCAAATATGAAACCAGTAACATTACGGATAAAAATATGTTTTCACTCTCACAAACACAAAATAGTTTAACCGTCGCTTGGAACAATCAACAGGTCTTAGGTTATCATTTTCCCGAAGATGGCAACCGGCCCTTCTGTCATCCATTGAACCTGCCCGGTGCGCCGCCGCTCACGATGAACGAACCCGGTGATCATGTGCATCACCAAGGTCTCTGGGTCGCATGGAAAAAGGTCAACGATGTCAATTTTTGGGAACAACCGGCACCCGGTAGCGATCCGACAGGCTTCGGCAGGATCGTCCACCAGCAGATTGTTGCCCAAAATGCAGATGCCGACAGCGCAAGTTTAACAACAGAAAACGCGTGGATAGATTGGCAAGGCACAACGCATCTCACGGAACAACGAGAGATAACCGTCCATCCACCGACAGCCGATACGATGCAGATTTCTGTGTCGCTGACGCTTCAGCCGAACGCGCGTGAGGTCGTTTTGGATTTACGACGCGGTGAACCCGGTGCAGACGGCAGATTCTACAGCGGTATGGCAATCCGATTTGACAATAGCATCACGCCGGGCAACCTGTTAGATGCCGACGGACGTACTGAACCGATGGACATCTTCGGTCAACAGAGTCGGTGGTGCAGCTTCACTTCACAACACCCGACTGACAGCGAAACCTACGGTGTCGCTATCGTTGACCATCCCGATAACCCCCGCTACCCGACAACGTGGTGGGTCCGCAACCGTGAGAACTACTGCTTAATCCATCCATCTCCGGTCTATTATGAACCGTTCCATATCGCACCCGATGAGGCTCTGAAGTTGCAGTATAGTGTTGTTCTCTATCGTGGGCGGCCTAATGCAGAAGTATTTGAATAGATTTTCCGATCTTTTGGTAGGCATGCTTGGTAAGTGCTCCATAAGTGTCAATCTAAAAAAATAATGACTGCATTCTCCATATCCAGTAGGCGCGGTTTGACGAAGTTTAAGAAAATATTTCGGTGACTTTATATTTTCCGCAGGTCCGGTAGATGCGGTTTCCTAACCGCCCCGGGTTTCTAAGGAATTACCGAATTAAAAAATTTATCTTCATTAACCGCGCTGTACCTTAGACACAAACTTGGTATACTCCAAAACTCTCTTGAGTCCCGGAGGGACGGCATCTGTGTAGAACATGCAGCAACCAGAGACCCAAGCCCCAGAGGGGCGGCATTTAAGGTATTACAGTAAGATTCCTTTCGTTAGGAACAAAGATTGAGCCGCAACGATCGGAAAACAGAGGACAAATTTATTGTTGTAGATAGGTTCAAAATTGTCCCTGATTTAAGGTGGGATTTCTTGTCGGGGAATTGGCAGGGTTGCTTCCGCCACGAAACTGTTAGATAGACAATAACCTCTCTTTTTTCTTTACATTTTTTGGAAAGTGGCATATACTATTGGATAGTACACGTGAAATGCTTGTTATCCAAAAATGAAGGACAAAAAATCTTCAATAGGAGGAAAAGACTGTGCAAACGCCAACTTCTGCGCTTGAGGAAACCGGCATCGGTTCTATCCACGTTGAAGCACCACCAATAGAAATAGACGAAACCGAACTTGTCTACCATCAACTCTGCCCCGCTGAAGATTTTGAAGAATTAGAAGGTAAACCCTTTCATGTTAACGGCACGCATCTCGCTGTTTTCAAGTCCGACGACAAATTTTACGCCGTTGACAACCGTTGCCCGCACATGGGGTATCCGATGTCCAAAGGGAGTATCCGGGACGGTGTCCTGATCTGCCATTGGCACCATTGGGAATTTGACCTCAAATCGGGTGCATGCTTCTTGGCATTCGGTGATGACCTGAAAGCCTTTCCTGTTGAAGCCCGAGAGGACGGTTATTTGTACGTCGGGTTAGGAAAAGGCGAGCGAGAGGCAGCAAAACAGCGTGTCATCGCAAACGGCAAGCGGGCACTTGAGCGGGGTCTTAAAGACCGCAGCACCTTCTTTATCGCTAAGGCTGTCACCGCACTGCGTGATGCAGGCGCGACACCCGCGGAGATTATTCAACAAGGCCTCCACTACGGTGCACATAAAAGTAGTGATGGCTGGTCGTCAGGTGTTGCGATCCTCACACTCGCAGCGAACTTGTGGGATGACGTTGACCCAGATGACCACAACCTGTTTCTCGTACACGGATTAAGCCAGATCAGCCGTAGAACAACGGGAAGCGCACGCCCCTATCGCGCACCCTTCCCGCGAGTAATTGAGGAACACGACCTCGAAACACTAATGCGATGGTTCCGTTATTTTATTGATAAACGCCACGGCGGCGCAGCAGAACGCATCTTGCTAACGCTGAATGACCGAACCTACGATAAATCCGTCCTCGCAGATTTCGTGTACACGGCAGCAACTGACTATTACTTCACTGGCGATGGACACGCCCTCGATTTTGCGAATAAAATGTTTGAGGCGTTGGATTACGTCAACTGGGAAGGATCACACGAGATTTTACGCCCGATTGTCGTTGATCTTGTCGGTAGAACACGGCATGAGGAAACCTCTCGGTGGGCTGACGCTGTACCTGTCTTAGAACCCGTCTTTGAGAGACTTGACAGTATATGGGAAGACAATCAAGCGAACGAATCAGATCTTGATATTTCAGCATTTACACAGACGCTACTCGGTGATGAGTTTGAACCTACTGTTGCCGCGGTTGAAGAGAAAATTCGCGCAGGGGTCGAGTTGACTGACATCTGCCGCGCGATGACCTATGCCTCGGCGGTTCGCACTGCCCGGTTCCATCTCAAAAACGAAGGCGACTGGCACGATGTCGCGAACATTTACTCATACTCGCACGCCCTTTATCACGCTTTCCAGTATGCACCGAGTGCTAATCTCCTACGCGGCATTTTTCACGGAGTCGTTTACTTGGCATACTTGCGCTGGTTGAATATGCCCGCCGCCCGTATTCCGAGACCTGGGCAACGGATACCTGATGAAACTTACGACGCTCCTGACAAGATGTTAGATCGACTCCAAGAGTTCGCTGACTTCCAAAAGGTCTACGAAGCAGAAATTCTGGTGAACCAGTATCTTGAAGAAGGGCATGATGTTGACGCGCTGAAACGAACGCTCGCACACATCCTGCTACGTGAAGACGCGGAACTCCACATGTTCCAGGTCCTCGAAGTCGCCTTCCGGCATTACGACTTGTCAGTTGACTTTGAAGAACAAAGGATGCATCTGTTGGCAGCGACGCGTTACATCACCGCTCAGAAGCTCATGAAGAACATTTTGTGGTCCACTGAGAACGCAGAACGTCTCGCACGGGGTGAGTTACTCAGCGAACGCGACGATGATTAGTTGTAGAGGGCGAGGTCACCTCGCCCCTACCTTTCGGGCTGGATTCCGACTGCTTTCGCGGTAGGAGGAAAGCCCGTCTCTTTTTTCAAATAGAATTCCAATGATGCCAAAAAGCACGCACAAACCCAGCTTTACAGATTGGCATAAAACTGTTCCTGACACAACAAGACGGGACTTTCTTACTACGGTAGGTAAAACGGCACTACTCGCGAGTCTGGGCATGTTTGGTGCTGGCTGCGAAGCCGTTGATCGAGGGTTGTTGGACAGAGGACTCACGCCCGTTGTCTTGGAAGACCCACAAGCAGCAGGACTCCCGAAACCGGACATGCTTGTCCATTCGGAGATCCCTTTTAACGGCGAGTTTGCCCCGCACCTCCTCAACGACGATGTTACCCCCACAGAACGACATTTCGTTCGTAACAACAGCGGCATTCCAGAACGAGCGGTAAACAAGGATATCCGTGGATGGAAATTGGTCATAGACGGTGAAGTCCATAAAGAACTGGCACTGTCTATGGATGACTTGACACGTTTCCCGCAGGTTACTATGGAAGTCGTATTGGAATGTGCCGGAAACGGGAGAAGCCTATTTGTACCGGAAGTTAGCGGAACACCGTGGCAACGTGGTGCCGTTGCCTGTAGTGAATGGACAGGCGTACGCATGCGTGATGTCTTGCAAGCCGCAGGTGTAAAACCGAGTGCTGTCTATACCGGAAACTACGGCGAGGATCTACCCAACGATGGCAGCGAACCTTTTTCACGAGGAATCCCGATTGAAAAGGCAATGGATGAGCACACGCTCATCGCTCTTAAGATGAACGGAGAAGTGTTGCCAGCCGCCCACGGGTTCCCCGCGAGATTGATTGTCCCCGGATGGATCGGTAGTGCAATGCAGAAATGGCTCAATCGTATCTGGGTGCGGCATACGGTTCACGACTCCGAAAAAATGAGCGGCTATTCTTATCGCATCCCCGCTTATCCGATAGCACCCGGAGATAAACCGCCAGTCGAGGATATGCGCATCGCGACTGCATGGCAGGTTAAGTCCTTGATTACCCAGCCACAATCATCTCTGGAATTCGGCGCGAGCACTCCTATAAAGGTTAGAGGACACGCATGGGCAGGCGAAAATCAGATTGATAAAGTTATGGTCTCTACAGATTTCGGTCTGCAGTGGCAAGAAACCCAGTTGCTCCAGCCATCAAACAGATATGCTTGGTCCCATTGGGAAACCGAACTCACCCTTGCAAACAAGGGGTACTATGAAATATGGGCACGTGCCTATGACGATACAGGTGCCGCGCAGCCTTTCACGCAACCGTGGAATCCGAAAGGGTACCTTGGCAATGTCATTCATAGAGTGCCTATTTCAGTAGTTGCCTAAACCCATTTCGCGAGACCTAAGCCCGTAATGTAAACGGTTGGTGGTGGTCAGTTGTCAGTCCCTAACTTTAGAACACTTTACGGATTCGACGAACTTCTTTAACTGAAAACCGAAAACCGATAACTGATAACGATAAAAAAGGAAAATTAAAAATATGAAACTTGGTGTTATGTCCGATAGCCACGACAACATCCCGAACGTCAAACGCGCTGTCGCGCTTTTTAATGAGATCGGTGTAGATTTGGTCGTCCACGCAGGTGATTTTATCGCGCCGTTTGCTATTGATCCGTTAGGAGACTTGAACTGCCGCGTTGTCGGCGTATTCGGAAATAATGACGGTGAACGCATTGTCGTTGCCAAACGATTTGAAGCCATCGGTGGTGAAGTACACCCTAACCTCGCAAGCGCATCCCTCGGTGAGAAAAACATCGCTGTGATGCACTACCCTGAACTCGCCATCCCTATCGCCAAAAGCGGCGATTTTGACATCGTGATCTATGGACACACCCACCAGATAGACATCCAGAAAGGTGAATCTCTATTGCTCAATCCGGGTGAAACAGGGGGGTGGACAACAGGGAAAGCAACGGTTGCCGTTG
It contains:
- a CDS encoding Rieske (2Fe-2S) protein, with the translated sequence MQTPTSALEETGIGSIHVEAPPIEIDETELVYHQLCPAEDFEELEGKPFHVNGTHLAVFKSDDKFYAVDNRCPHMGYPMSKGSIRDGVLICHWHHWEFDLKSGACFLAFGDDLKAFPVEAREDGYLYVGLGKGEREAAKQRVIANGKRALERGLKDRSTFFIAKAVTALRDAGATPAEIIQQGLHYGAHKSSDGWSSGVAILTLAANLWDDVDPDDHNLFLVHGLSQISRRTTGSARPYRAPFPRVIEEHDLETLMRWFRYFIDKRHGGAAERILLTLNDRTYDKSVLADFVYTAATDYYFTGDGHALDFANKMFEALDYVNWEGSHEILRPIVVDLVGRTRHEETSRWADAVPVLEPVFERLDSIWEDNQANESDLDISAFTQTLLGDEFEPTVAAVEEKIRAGVELTDICRAMTYASAVRTARFHLKNEGDWHDVANIYSYSHALYHAFQYAPSANLLRGIFHGVVYLAYLRWLNMPAARIPRPGQRIPDETYDAPDKMLDRLQEFADFQKVYEAEILVNQYLEEGHDVDALKRTLAHILLREDAELHMFQVLEVAFRHYDLSVDFEEQRMHLLAATRYITAQKLMKNILWSTENAERLARGELLSERDDD
- a CDS encoding metallophosphoesterase; amino-acid sequence: MKLGVMSDSHDNIPNVKRAVALFNEIGVDLVVHAGDFIAPFAIDPLGDLNCRVVGVFGNNDGERIVVAKRFEAIGGEVHPNLASASLGEKNIAVMHYPELAIPIAKSGDFDIVIYGHTHQIDIQKGESLLLNPGETGGWTTGKATVAVVDIETLEATIHEL
- a CDS encoding R.Pab1 family restriction endonuclease, yielding MFDKENKKILADIPLTRHSGKIRIKSRSMFYEYGIPHATRSVPFTQNNYVEWQIGYDLEYKERDGSSLPHISFIAYNGKKKVLYELSEYLYYFYFWGVITSSKLKETLEFLSNLEEENLISNHPDCQITRTHPIEKQINNTTFFEMTLKYPQLVYKFGTYEIIAEITISEKQRAIGIQPMLYLCFPITELQASENLIGRTAQVKETAQFVIDESNCRIVIEMVKVFGMLSPSHHKDILEILKSILM
- a CDS encoding HEPN domain-containing protein, producing MQITDRLADTARWLRYAEEDLITAETLLEQRHLPPRQSCWYAQQSAEKALKAVLIFLEIDFPRTHDLNVLRSLVPESWQLKAAHSDLASLTEWAAEARYPSDMPEATNADASKALEQARAIWTAVSTTLAEHGYHVEQDL
- a CDS encoding PmoA family protein, producing MFSLSQTQNSLTVAWNNQQVLGYHFPEDGNRPFCHPLNLPGAPPLTMNEPGDHVHHQGLWVAWKKVNDVNFWEQPAPGSDPTGFGRIVHQQIVAQNADADSASLTTENAWIDWQGTTHLTEQREITVHPPTADTMQISVSLTLQPNAREVVLDLRRGEPGADGRFYSGMAIRFDNSITPGNLLDADGRTEPMDIFGQQSRWCSFTSQHPTDSETYGVAIVDHPDNPRYPTTWWVRNRENYCLIHPSPVYYEPFHIAPDEALKLQYSVVLYRGRPNAEVFE
- a CDS encoding sulfite oxidase, with product MMPKSTHKPSFTDWHKTVPDTTRRDFLTTVGKTALLASLGMFGAGCEAVDRGLLDRGLTPVVLEDPQAAGLPKPDMLVHSEIPFNGEFAPHLLNDDVTPTERHFVRNNSGIPERAVNKDIRGWKLVIDGEVHKELALSMDDLTRFPQVTMEVVLECAGNGRSLFVPEVSGTPWQRGAVACSEWTGVRMRDVLQAAGVKPSAVYTGNYGEDLPNDGSEPFSRGIPIEKAMDEHTLIALKMNGEVLPAAHGFPARLIVPGWIGSAMQKWLNRIWVRHTVHDSEKMSGYSYRIPAYPIAPGDKPPVEDMRIATAWQVKSLITQPQSSLEFGASTPIKVRGHAWAGENQIDKVMVSTDFGLQWQETQLLQPSNRYAWSHWETELTLANKGYYEIWARAYDDTGAAQPFTQPWNPKGYLGNVIHRVPISVVA
- a CDS encoding alpha/beta fold hydrolase; this translates as MFNEIKNEHGERLDYTFHEGEGNRIVVIGHGVTGNKDRPALVALAEGLAAAGISALRFSFSGNGESEGAFTDSTITKEVADLGKVIDALSEYKVCYVGHSMGGAVGVLRAAMDERIEALVSLAGMVHTKAFAEREFSDATPDEGFMWDEPDCPLSQAYMDDMATIDSVAKQASKFAVPWLLVHGTEDDIVPPEDSHDILQFANEDTELLELPGVDHVFSDDGTPVMVKKVVAWIDQKL
- a CDS encoding TIM barrel protein, which gives rise to MSTPRLSVSTWSLHRQLGKPGFTGPAHGMQIPTETHNNGPIPLLELPAHIAEFGIRTLEICHFHLPSVEQSYLSELRAALADADVELFSLLIDDGDITHPSEAARDIAWIEKWIDIAGELGAKCARVIGGKADPSAETVAQSRDVLSQLTERADTAGIRLMSENWFSIFSTPENVITILDGLDGKVGLCLDFGNWRGDTKYEDLAAIASRAESCHTKAHFAAPREMDKADYVQCLELTQKAGFAGPHTLIYDGPGDDEWEGLALEREVVNLYLN
- a CDS encoding nucleotidyltransferase domain-containing protein; the encoded protein is MNNEFISIMTERIVRDFDPLQIILFGSQARGDADPHSDIDLLVVFAELTDKRKTAIDIRVALADLPVAKDILVSTTEELERHRKRVGSVLRYAQQEGHVLYANN
- a CDS encoding N-6 DNA methylase; this translates as MSQAHLAYESRVNLGSYYTPPEIVDVAWEMIAPYVNSQTTIIDSACGYGDFLKNRGQAITIGCDIDETAIDVAKKGNDNKVQFFQTNALCDVSRAKFGIPNQSDLIVVGNPPYNDKTSLIRQSIKSVDFDIDDDLACRDLGISFLRSYNKLEADVICVLHPLSYLIKPTNFKLLKEFTANYRLIDGLLISSSEFPESAKHTPFPIVLALYQRDTQGMTYSFIRSFRFRVEDGKDNKKRAAPIKPQRGAMSIGSFCLGDFDYIVGYIDKYPKKKNRPTYDDPLFFWTMRDINALKRNRTFVESYSANTIVIDKRKLDYYAYVDVFKRNLHRLPFYFGNCDVLIDDNLFKKYKSAFISDAIRHHPSLKKHFQIKPIEKQQVESELDMYFKSLLGAHHV